One Pantoea eucalypti genomic region harbors:
- the phoP gene encoding two-component system response regulator PhoP translates to MRVLVVEDNALLRHHLAVQLRDMGHQVDAAEDAKEADYFLREHLPDIALVDLGLPDEDGMSLIRRWRSDAVRQPILVLTAREGWQAKVEALEAGADDYVTKPFHIEEVAARLQALMRRNSGHASQIIDMAPFQVDLSRRELTVNEEPVKLTAFEYTIVETLIRNAGKVVSKDSLMLQLYPDAELRESHTIDVLMGRLRKKILALHPTDVIATVRGQGYRFDL, encoded by the coding sequence ATGCGTGTTCTGGTTGTTGAAGACAATGCCCTGCTGCGCCATCATCTCGCCGTCCAGTTACGTGACATGGGCCATCAGGTCGATGCCGCCGAAGACGCCAAAGAAGCCGACTATTTTCTTCGCGAACATCTGCCCGATATCGCACTGGTCGATCTCGGCCTGCCGGATGAAGATGGCATGTCGCTGATTCGCCGCTGGCGCAGTGATGCCGTGCGTCAGCCGATTCTGGTGCTAACCGCCCGCGAAGGCTGGCAGGCGAAAGTGGAAGCGCTGGAAGCCGGAGCGGATGACTACGTCACCAAGCCGTTTCACATTGAAGAGGTCGCGGCACGTCTGCAGGCGCTGATGCGCCGTAACAGTGGGCATGCGTCGCAGATCATCGATATGGCACCGTTTCAGGTGGATCTCTCGCGCCGTGAACTCACGGTCAATGAAGAGCCGGTGAAGCTTACCGCCTTTGAATACACCATTGTCGAGACGCTGATCCGTAACGCGGGCAAAGTGGTCAGTAAAGACTCGCTGATGCTGCAGCTTTATCCTGACGCTGAACTGCGTGAAAGCCACACCATCGATGTTCTGATGGGGCGTCTGCGCAAAAAAATTCTGGCGTTGCACCCAACCGACGTCATCGCCACTGTCCGTGGCCAGGGTTACCGCTTTGATCTCTGA
- the lolD gene encoding lipoprotein-releasing ABC transporter ATP-binding protein LolD gives MSNTPLLQCRDLCKRYQEGSVQTDVLRNVAFSLQPGELTAIVGSSGSGKSTLLHLLGGLDAPTSGDVVFDGQSLNAMSSSAKAELRNRELGFIYQFHHLLPDFSALENVAMPLLIGKTAKAEAQDRAREMLAAVGLDHRATHRPSELSGGERQRVAIARALVNRPRLVMADEPTGNLDARNADAIFELLGELNVRQGTAFLVVTHDLMLAKRMMRQMEMRDGQLSEQLTMAGAL, from the coding sequence ATGAGTAACACTCCTTTGTTGCAGTGCCGCGACCTGTGCAAACGCTATCAGGAAGGCAGCGTGCAGACCGATGTGCTGCGCAATGTGGCTTTCAGCCTCCAGCCCGGTGAACTGACGGCTATCGTTGGCAGCTCAGGCTCCGGTAAAAGTACGCTGCTGCACCTGCTGGGCGGTCTGGATGCGCCGACCTCGGGTGACGTGGTGTTTGATGGTCAGTCACTGAATGCCATGTCCTCATCAGCCAAAGCCGAACTGCGTAACCGCGAGCTGGGCTTTATCTATCAGTTCCACCATCTGTTGCCGGACTTCAGTGCGCTGGAGAACGTGGCGATGCCACTGCTCATTGGCAAAACTGCGAAAGCGGAAGCGCAGGATCGCGCCCGTGAGATGCTGGCGGCAGTCGGTCTGGACCATCGCGCCACGCACCGGCCTTCTGAACTGTCAGGCGGCGAACGCCAGCGCGTGGCGATTGCCCGTGCGCTGGTCAACCGTCCTCGTCTGGTGATGGCGGATGAGCCAACCGGCAACCTGGATGCGCGCAACGCTGACGCTATTTTTGAACTGCTGGGCGAACTGAACGTGCGTCAGGGCACCGCGTTTCTGGTGGTCACGCACGATCTGATGCTGGCAAAACGCATGATGCGACAGATGGAGATGCGTGACGGTCAGTTAAGCGAGCAGCTTACTATGGCAGGAGCGCTGTAA
- the lolC gene encoding lipoprotein-releasing ABC transporter permease subunit LolC, with protein MYQPVALFIGLRYMRGRASDRFGRFVSWLSTIGITLGVLAMVTVLSVMNGFERELEGNILGLMPQALITSDKGSLNPQQQPAASLNLQGVNRIAPLTTANVVLQSPRSVSVGVMLGINPDEKDPLTPFLVNTQQSVLQPGQYNVILGEQLASQLGVKRGDQLRLMVPSVSQFTPMGRVPSQRLFTVAGTYAANSEVDGYQILVNLQDASRVMRYPAGNITGWRLWLDKPLSVDSLSQQTLPAGLIWKDWRERKGDLFQAVRMEKNMMGLLLSLIIAVAAFNIITSLGLLIMEKQGEVAILQTQGLTRRQIVAVFMVQGASAGIIGTLLGTLLGVLLASQLNNLMPVIGLFLDGAALPVDINVWQVVTIALSAMIVALLSTLYPSWRAAAVQPAEALRYE; from the coding sequence ATGTATCAACCTGTCGCGCTATTTATCGGTCTGCGTTACATGCGCGGACGAGCATCGGATCGCTTCGGTCGCTTTGTCTCCTGGCTCTCAACGATTGGCATTACGCTTGGCGTGCTGGCGATGGTCACCGTGTTATCGGTGATGAACGGTTTTGAGCGTGAACTCGAAGGCAATATTCTTGGGCTGATGCCGCAGGCGCTGATTACCAGCGACAAAGGCAGTCTCAATCCCCAACAGCAACCCGCCGCCTCGCTGAATCTGCAGGGCGTTAACCGCATCGCGCCGCTGACCACCGCCAATGTGGTGCTGCAAAGCCCGCGCAGCGTCTCCGTTGGCGTAATGCTGGGCATTAATCCGGATGAAAAAGATCCGCTGACGCCGTTCCTGGTGAATACCCAGCAGAGCGTGCTGCAGCCCGGACAGTACAATGTCATTCTCGGCGAACAGCTGGCATCACAACTTGGCGTAAAACGTGGCGATCAGCTGCGTTTGATGGTGCCGTCTGTCAGCCAGTTCACGCCAATGGGGCGGGTGCCGAGTCAGCGTCTGTTTACGGTAGCGGGCACCTATGCTGCCAATAGCGAAGTCGACGGGTATCAGATTCTGGTCAATCTGCAGGATGCGTCGCGCGTCATGCGTTATCCGGCCGGGAATATTACTGGCTGGCGACTGTGGCTGGATAAACCGCTATCAGTCGACAGTCTGAGTCAGCAGACATTGCCTGCGGGCCTTATCTGGAAAGACTGGCGTGAGCGCAAAGGCGATCTTTTCCAGGCAGTGCGCATGGAGAAAAACATGATGGGCCTGCTGCTGAGCCTGATCATCGCCGTCGCAGCCTTTAACATCATCACGTCATTAGGCCTGCTGATCATGGAGAAGCAGGGCGAAGTGGCGATCCTCCAGACCCAGGGCCTGACACGCCGGCAAATCGTGGCGGTGTTTATGGTTCAGGGTGCCAGCGCCGGGATTATCGGCACGCTGCTCGGCACGCTGCTCGGCGTCCTGCTCGCCAGCCAGCTCAACAACTTAATGCCGGTAATTGGCCTGTTCCTTGATGGGGCCGCGTTGCCGGTTGATATTAATGTGTGGCAGGTGGTCACTATCGCCCTCAGCGCGATGATTGTGGCGCTGTTGTCTACGCTCTATCCTTCGTGGCGCGCTGCCGCCGTTCAACCTGCTGAGGCTTTACGTTATGAGTAA
- the lolE gene encoding lipoprotein-releasing ABC transporter permease subunit LolE — protein MGSSLSLLLGLRFSRGRRRGGMVSLISVISTIGIALGVAVLIIGLSAMNGFERELNNRILAVVPHGEIEAVNQPFQHWQSMIAPIEKVPGIAAAAPYVNFTGLIESGARLEALQVKGVDPAQELRLSALPQFVANNAWSTFAAGKQQIILGGGIAKSLNVKQGDWITIMIPNNDGDNKLLQPKRIRLQVSGILQLSGMLDHSLALVPLADAQHYLEMGDSVSGIALKMTDPFQAVKLVRDAGEATRSYVYIKSWIGTYGYMYRDIQMIRAIMYLAMVLVIGVACFNIVSTLVMAVKDKSSDIAVLRTLGAKDRLIRAIFIWYGLLAGLLGSVSGVVVGVLVALNLTSLVRGLESITGHHLLAGDIYFIDFLPSELHWIDVFSVLITAILLSLLASWYPARRASRIDPARVLSGQ, from the coding sequence ATGGGCTCGTCGTTATCCCTGTTGCTGGGCCTGCGCTTTAGCCGCGGCCGCCGTCGTGGCGGCATGGTCTCGCTGATTTCGGTGATCTCTACTATCGGGATTGCGCTGGGCGTGGCGGTGCTGATTATCGGTCTGAGCGCCATGAACGGTTTTGAGCGTGAGCTGAACAATCGCATTCTGGCGGTGGTGCCGCACGGTGAGATCGAGGCGGTCAATCAGCCGTTTCAGCACTGGCAGTCGATGATTGCCCCGATTGAAAAGGTGCCCGGCATTGCAGCGGCAGCGCCCTACGTGAACTTCACTGGCCTGATTGAGAGCGGTGCCCGGCTGGAAGCGCTGCAGGTTAAAGGCGTTGATCCCGCACAAGAGCTGCGTCTCAGCGCACTGCCACAGTTTGTCGCCAATAACGCCTGGTCCACTTTTGCCGCCGGTAAGCAGCAAATCATTCTGGGCGGCGGCATCGCGAAATCGCTGAATGTGAAGCAGGGCGACTGGATCACCATTATGATCCCCAATAACGATGGTGATAACAAACTGCTGCAGCCAAAACGTATCCGGCTTCAGGTCAGCGGTATCCTGCAATTGAGCGGCATGCTCGATCACAGTCTGGCGCTGGTGCCGCTGGCCGATGCGCAGCACTATCTGGAGATGGGTGACAGCGTGTCGGGCATCGCCCTGAAGATGACCGACCCCTTCCAGGCGGTCAAACTGGTGCGCGATGCGGGTGAGGCGACCCGCTCTTACGTCTACATCAAGAGCTGGATTGGCACTTACGGCTATATGTATCGCGACATTCAGATGATCCGCGCGATCATGTATCTGGCGATGGTGCTGGTGATTGGCGTTGCCTGTTTTAACATCGTTTCCACGCTGGTAATGGCGGTAAAAGACAAAAGCAGTGACATTGCAGTGCTGCGCACACTCGGCGCTAAAGATCGGCTGATCCGCGCCATCTTTATCTGGTACGGTTTGCTGGCGGGTCTGCTGGGCAGCGTCAGCGGCGTGGTCGTGGGCGTGCTGGTGGCGCTTAACCTGACCTCGCTGGTGCGCGGACTGGAGTCGATTACCGGCCATCATCTGCTGGCGGGGGATATTTACTTCATTGATTTCCTGCCGTCGGAATTGCACTGGATTGATGTGTTCTCAGTACTGATTACGGCGATTCTGCTGAGCCTGCTGGCGAGCTGGTATCCCGCCAGACGTGCCAGCCGCATTGACCCGGCTCGGGTATTAAGCGGTCAGTGA
- a CDS encoding cupin domain-containing protein, with protein sequence MDYQLDINWPDFIQRYWQKRPVVLKRGFKNFVDPLSPDELAGLAMENEVDSRLVSHQDGKWQVSHGPFESYDHLGENNWSLLVQAVNHWHEPSAALMRPFRFLPDWRIDDLMVSFAVPGGGVGPHFDQYDVFIIQGTGRRRWRVGEKVPMKQHCPHPDLLQVEPFDAIIDEEMEPGDILYIPPGFPHEGYSLENALNYSVGFRAPSGRELISGFADYALANELGSLRFSDPDVPSRDCPSQILPQEIEGVRQLMLDVVNQPEHFEQWFGEFISQSRHELDVAPPEPPYQPDEIYDALQQGDTLSRLGGLRVLTLGDSVYINGERVECSRPDVMAVLANHYRITLDDLGDALDDPAVLAQIAGLVNAGYWFFGDDE encoded by the coding sequence ATGGACTATCAGCTCGATATTAACTGGCCCGATTTTATTCAGCGCTACTGGCAGAAACGCCCGGTAGTGCTGAAGCGTGGTTTTAAAAACTTTGTCGATCCTCTTTCACCGGATGAACTTGCTGGTCTGGCGATGGAAAACGAGGTGGACAGCCGCCTCGTCAGTCATCAGGATGGCAAATGGCAGGTCAGCCACGGCCCGTTCGAGAGCTACGATCATCTGGGAGAGAACAACTGGTCGCTGCTGGTCCAGGCGGTCAATCACTGGCATGAGCCTTCTGCCGCGCTGATGCGCCCTTTCCGTTTCCTGCCTGACTGGCGCATCGATGACCTGATGGTATCTTTTGCCGTGCCTGGCGGCGGTGTCGGCCCGCATTTCGATCAGTATGATGTATTTATCATTCAGGGTACCGGTCGCCGTCGCTGGCGCGTTGGTGAGAAAGTGCCGATGAAGCAGCACTGCCCGCACCCGGATCTGCTGCAGGTTGAACCGTTCGATGCCATCATTGATGAAGAAATGGAGCCGGGCGATATTCTCTACATCCCGCCAGGATTCCCGCACGAAGGTTACTCACTGGAAAACGCCCTGAACTACTCCGTGGGTTTCCGCGCTCCAAGCGGCCGGGAGTTAATTAGCGGCTTTGCTGATTACGCGCTGGCCAATGAGCTGGGCAGCCTGCGCTTTAGCGATCCGGATGTGCCTTCTCGCGACTGTCCATCACAGATCCTGCCGCAGGAGATTGAAGGCGTTCGTCAGCTGATGCTGGATGTGGTCAATCAGCCAGAGCATTTTGAGCAGTGGTTTGGCGAATTTATTTCGCAGTCGCGTCACGAACTCGACGTCGCGCCGCCGGAACCGCCTTATCAGCCTGACGAAATTTATGATGCGCTGCAACAGGGTGATACCCTGAGTCGGTTAGGTGGCCTGCGTGTTCTGACCCTTGGCGACTCGGTTTATATCAACGGCGAGCGGGTTGAGTGTTCACGCCCCGATGTGATGGCAGTGCTGGCGAATCACTATCGCATCACACTCGACGATCTGGGTGATGCGCTGGATGATCCCGCCGTACTGGCGCAGATCGCCGGTCTGGTGAATGCCGGTTACTGGTTCTTTGGCGACGACGAATAA
- the phoQ gene encoding two-component system sensor histidine kinase PhoQ has product MSWFNRYRPISLRARFLLASAAIVLFLSLSYGMVAVIGYVVSFDKNTYRVMRGESNLFFTLAQWHDNTLTIAQPERMTLNFPTLVFIYDEHGKLLWQQRDVPEIRKKIRREWLLKPDFYEIDTSNRTSMVAMGNNVNAKQRLNDWDTDSNDTFTHSVAVNRYDATTNLPALTIVVVDSIPQELQHSDVVWSWFSYVLAANLILIIPLLWLAAHWSLRPIGALTQQVRELETSQRENLADNPPQELRSLVRNLNLLLTNERQRYTRYRTTLSDLTHSLKTPLAVLQSTLRSLRNGKELTIEQAEPVMLEQISRISQQVGYYLHRASMQADHNPLQRDIHSVSGLLDSLCSALNKVYQRKGVAISLDISPELTFVGDQNDFMEVLGNVLDNACKYCLEFIEVSAYQSENALHLYIDDDGPGIPESKRDLVFVRGQRADTLRPGQGLGLAVVRDILEQYEGNVIASSSALGGTRMEVVFQRQEVEHRRE; this is encoded by the coding sequence ATGTCCTGGTTTAACCGTTATCGCCCTATCTCGCTGCGCGCCCGCTTTCTGCTGGCGTCTGCAGCAATAGTTCTCTTCCTCTCGCTCTCTTACGGCATGGTCGCCGTGATTGGCTATGTGGTGAGTTTCGATAAAAACACCTACCGCGTCATGCGCGGCGAGAGCAATCTGTTCTTTACGCTGGCGCAATGGCATGACAACACGCTCACCATCGCCCAGCCGGAACGGATGACACTCAATTTCCCGACACTGGTGTTCATTTACGATGAGCACGGTAAGCTGCTGTGGCAGCAACGCGATGTGCCTGAGATCCGCAAAAAAATCCGTCGTGAATGGCTGCTGAAGCCCGACTTTTACGAGATTGATACCAGCAACCGCACCAGCATGGTGGCGATGGGCAATAACGTGAATGCTAAGCAGCGGCTCAACGACTGGGACACGGACAGCAACGACACCTTTACCCACTCAGTTGCCGTTAACCGTTACGATGCCACCACCAATCTCCCTGCGCTCACCATCGTGGTCGTCGATTCGATCCCGCAGGAGCTGCAGCATTCTGATGTGGTCTGGTCATGGTTCAGCTATGTGCTGGCGGCCAACCTGATACTGATTATTCCGCTGTTGTGGCTGGCGGCGCACTGGAGTCTGCGACCGATTGGCGCGCTGACACAGCAGGTGCGTGAACTGGAGACCAGTCAGCGCGAGAATCTGGCGGATAATCCACCGCAGGAGCTGCGCAGTCTGGTGCGCAACCTCAATCTGTTACTGACGAATGAGCGGCAGCGTTATACCCGCTATCGCACCACGCTTTCGGATCTGACCCACAGCCTGAAAACCCCGCTGGCCGTCTTACAGAGCACCCTGCGGTCGCTGCGAAACGGCAAAGAGCTGACAATAGAGCAGGCTGAGCCGGTCATGCTGGAGCAGATCAGCCGTATCTCGCAGCAGGTCGGATATTATCTGCATCGCGCCAGTATGCAGGCCGACCACAACCCCTTGCAGCGCGACATCCATTCCGTGTCCGGTTTGCTCGACAGCCTCTGTTCGGCGCTGAATAAAGTCTATCAGCGCAAGGGTGTGGCGATTTCGCTGGATATATCCCCGGAGCTGACCTTTGTGGGCGACCAGAATGATTTTATGGAAGTGCTGGGCAACGTGCTGGATAACGCCTGCAAGTACTGCCTGGAGTTTATCGAAGTCAGCGCTTATCAGAGCGAAAATGCACTGCATCTCTATATCGACGATGATGGTCCGGGCATTCCTGAAAGCAAGCGTGATTTAGTCTTCGTCCGGGGTCAGCGCGCCGATACCCTGCGTCCCGGTCAGGGGCTGGGTCTGGCGGTGGTGCGCGACATTCTGGAGCAGTATGAAGGCAACGTGATTGCCTCCAGCAGCGCACTTGGCGGAACACGAATGGAAGTAGTCTTTCAGCGCCAGGAAGTCGAACATCGCCGCGAGTAG
- the pepT gene encoding peptidase T, producing MEQLLERFLSYVAVETQAKPQARQVPSSEGQWTLARQLQEELLALGFVDVTLSDHCCVMGTLPANVDWPTPVIGFISHMDTSPDFTAKHVNPQIIENYRGGDIALGNGNEILSPVMFPVLHKLIGHTLVTTDGKTLLGADDKAGIAEIMTAMAHLAKSDTPHGAIRVAFTPDEEIGRGTSHFDVDAFAADWAYTIDGSDLGEFEYENFNAASATVKIVGNNVHPGSAKGVMVNALELANQFHAAVPASEKPQYTDGYEGFYHLHQIKGSVEHAEMLYIIRDFETESFEQRKQTLLQIAAEINKTLHPDCSVTVEITNSYRNMREKVEPFPHIIDLALQAMRDCDIEPVVKPIRGGTDGSSLSWKGLPCPNIFTGGYNYHGKHEFASLNIMAKSVEVIVRLSELAAQKKS from the coding sequence ATGGAACAGTTACTTGAGCGCTTTTTAAGTTATGTGGCAGTTGAGACGCAGGCTAAGCCGCAGGCTCGTCAGGTCCCCAGCAGTGAAGGGCAGTGGACGCTGGCGCGTCAGCTTCAGGAAGAGCTGCTGGCGCTGGGTTTTGTCGATGTCACCCTAAGCGATCACTGCTGCGTCATGGGCACACTGCCCGCCAATGTCGACTGGCCGACGCCGGTCATCGGTTTTATCTCACACATGGATACATCGCCTGACTTTACGGCAAAACATGTGAACCCCCAGATTATCGAAAATTATCGCGGCGGAGACATTGCCCTGGGTAATGGCAACGAGATTCTCTCGCCGGTGATGTTCCCGGTGCTGCACAAGCTGATTGGACACACGCTCGTTACCACCGATGGCAAAACCCTGCTGGGTGCGGACGATAAAGCGGGTATTGCCGAGATCATGACGGCGATGGCGCACCTGGCAAAAAGCGACACGCCGCACGGTGCGATCCGCGTCGCCTTTACGCCCGATGAAGAGATTGGTCGTGGCACCTCACATTTTGATGTGGACGCGTTCGCGGCTGACTGGGCCTACACCATTGATGGCAGCGATCTGGGCGAGTTCGAGTATGAGAACTTCAATGCCGCCTCCGCCACCGTCAAAATTGTCGGTAATAACGTGCACCCGGGCTCCGCAAAAGGCGTGATGGTCAATGCGCTGGAGCTGGCAAATCAGTTCCATGCTGCCGTTCCGGCCAGTGAAAAACCGCAATATACCGACGGCTATGAGGGCTTCTATCATCTGCATCAGATCAAAGGCAGTGTAGAACACGCTGAGATGCTCTATATCATTCGTGACTTCGAAACAGAGAGTTTTGAACAGCGTAAACAGACGCTGCTGCAGATTGCAGCGGAGATTAACAAAACGTTGCACCCGGACTGCTCCGTCACGGTTGAGATCACTAACAGCTATCGCAACATGCGTGAAAAGGTCGAGCCGTTCCCGCACATTATCGACCTGGCTTTACAGGCGATGCGTGACTGTGACATTGAACCGGTGGTGAAACCGATTCGCGGTGGTACAGATGGCTCGTCACTGTCGTGGAAAGGGTTGCCTTGCCCGAATATTTTTACCGGCGGCTATAACTATCACGGCAAGCATGAATTCGCCTCGCTGAATATCATGGCGAAGTCGGTGGAAGTGATTGTGCGTCTGTCAGAGCTGGCAGCGCAGAAGAAGAGTTAA
- the cobB gene encoding Sir2 family NAD+-dependent deacetylase — MRTPRRRIRLARLKKTRRKVHQRFRQRIFERDRQAELAAHPQPHVVVLTGAGISAESGIRTFRAADGLWEEHHVEDVATPEGFRRDPALVQRFYNARRQQLQEAEIQPNAAHLALAELEQVLGDNFLLVTQNIDNLHERAGNSRVLHMHGELLKVRCVTSGQVIEWTGDITPDDRCTCCQFPSALRPHVVWFGEMPLGMEQIYQALEQADYFIAIGTSGHVYPAAGFVHEAKIQGAHTVELNLEPSQVGNEFAERHYGLASEVVPEFVHKLLRGLYK, encoded by the coding sequence ATGCGTACACCACGTCGCCGCATACGACTTGCCCGCCTGAAGAAAACCCGGAGAAAAGTGCATCAGCGCTTTCGCCAGCGCATTTTTGAGCGCGATCGTCAGGCCGAACTTGCCGCCCATCCTCAGCCGCATGTTGTGGTGCTGACCGGCGCAGGCATTTCAGCGGAGTCCGGCATCCGGACCTTCCGCGCGGCTGACGGCCTGTGGGAAGAGCACCACGTGGAAGATGTTGCAACGCCTGAAGGCTTCAGGCGCGATCCTGCGCTGGTGCAGCGCTTCTATAATGCGCGCCGCCAGCAGTTACAGGAGGCGGAGATTCAGCCCAATGCCGCTCATCTGGCGCTGGCAGAACTGGAGCAGGTATTAGGCGACAATTTCCTGCTGGTCACGCAAAACATCGACAATCTGCATGAGCGAGCCGGAAACAGTCGGGTGCTGCACATGCACGGTGAGCTGTTAAAAGTGCGCTGTGTCACCAGCGGTCAGGTGATTGAGTGGACCGGTGATATCACGCCGGACGATCGCTGCACCTGTTGCCAGTTCCCCTCTGCACTGCGGCCGCATGTGGTGTGGTTTGGCGAAATGCCGTTGGGCATGGAGCAGATTTATCAGGCGCTGGAACAGGCGGACTACTTTATTGCTATCGGCACTTCAGGCCACGTTTATCCGGCCGCAGGTTTTGTCCATGAAGCCAAAATCCAGGGCGCGCATACCGTTGAGCTGAATCTGGAACCGAGCCAGGTGGGCAACGAATTTGCCGAGCGGCACTATGGTCTGGCGAGCGAAGTGGTGCCGGAGTTTGTGCATAAGCTGCTGCGCGGGCTTTATAAGTAA